In the Streptomyces cinnamoneus genome, ACTGTGAGACGAATCCTGAGACGGGATTCCGCGGAAATCCAGGACACGGCCCGGGGGCGTCGGGTAACGTGCCGGGCGTGTACGTGCTCGAGTCCCAGAATCAGAACTGGTGGTGGACCGCTCCTCCGGCGGCCCACTGATCGCGCGTACTCCCGAACCGATCGCGAAGGCCGCCCCGAGGGGCGGCCTTCGGCGTCCGTGGACCGGACGCGGCGAGCGGCCGTTCCTCCCCCCACGGAAGGAACACCCTCATGACCGCCGGCACCGCCGCCCTCCTCGCCCGCCTGACGGACCCCGGCTGCCCGCCGTTCGCCCTGCTGCACCGCCGTACGCCCGGCCACCCCGAGGACGTCGTCGAGCTGCTGACCGGCCCCGTCACCGAGGTCGAACGCCTGGCCGCCATCCCCTTGCCCGACGGGCCCCCGCCGCACGGCCGCCCGGTGCACGACGCGCTGGCGCTCGTCCCCTTCCGGCAGATCCGCGAACGCGGCTTCGACGTCCGCGACGACGGCACCCCCCTGCTCGTCCTGCGCCCCGAGGAGGTCCACGAGCTGCCGCTCGACGACGTCCTCGCCGCCCTGCCCCGGCACGAGGTGCGGGTGGAGGGCGGGGCCTTCGACATGAGCGACGACGACTACGCGCGCGTCGTCCAGCGGGTCGTCGAGGACGAGATCGGCACCGGCGAGGGCGCCGACTTCGTCATCCGCCGCACCTTCGAGGGCGAGGTCCACGGCTTCCGGGCCGCCGACGCGCTGGCCCTCTTCCGCCGGCTGCTGGCCGGCGAGCGCGGCGCCTACTGGACCCACGTCGTGCACACCCCCGGCCGCACCCTGGTGGGCGCGAGCCCCGAGGTCCACGTGCGGATGGCGGGCGGCACCGTCGTGATGAACCCCATCAGCGGCACCTACCGCCACCCCGCCGGAGGCCCCACGGCCGAGGGGCTCCTCAAGTTCCTCCACGACCCCAAGGAGGTGGAGGAGCTGTCCATGGTCGTCGACGAGGAACTGAAGATGATGTGCACCGTGGGCGACATGGGCGGCGTGGTCGTCGGGCCCCGCCTGCGGGAGATGGCCCACCTCGCCCACACCGAGTACGAGCTACGCGGGCGCTCCTCGCTCGACGTCCGCGACGTCCTGCGGGAGACGATGTTCGCCGCGACCGTCACCGGCTCGCCCGTGCAGAACGCCTGCCGGGTGATCGAGCGGTACGAGCCCCGCGGACGCGGCTACTACGCCGGGGCGCTCGCCCTCCTCGGCCGGGACGCCGGCGGCGCGCAGACCCTCGACTCCCCCATCCTCATCCGCACCGCCGACATCGGCGGCGACGGCCGGCTGCGCCTGGGGGTCGGCGCCACGCTGGTGCGCCGCTCCGACCCCCGCGCCGAGGTCGCCGAGACCCACGCCAAGGCGGCGGGCGTCCTCACGGCCCTCGGCGTGCGACCGGGTCCCCTACGCCCGGCGGCGGCCCCGGCCGTACGGCTCGCCGACGACCCGCGGGTACGGGCGGCGCTGGACGCCCGGCGCGCGGACCTGGCCCCCTTCTGGCTGC is a window encoding:
- a CDS encoding anthranilate synthase family protein, translated to MTAGTAALLARLTDPGCPPFALLHRRTPGHPEDVVELLTGPVTEVERLAAIPLPDGPPPHGRPVHDALALVPFRQIRERGFDVRDDGTPLLVLRPEEVHELPLDDVLAALPRHEVRVEGGAFDMSDDDYARVVQRVVEDEIGTGEGADFVIRRTFEGEVHGFRAADALALFRRLLAGERGAYWTHVVHTPGRTLVGASPEVHVRMAGGTVVMNPISGTYRHPAGGPTAEGLLKFLHDPKEVEELSMVVDEELKMMCTVGDMGGVVVGPRLREMAHLAHTEYELRGRSSLDVRDVLRETMFAATVTGSPVQNACRVIERYEPRGRGYYAGALALLGRDAGGAQTLDSPILIRTADIGGDGRLRLGVGATLVRRSDPRAEVAETHAKAAGVLTALGVRPGPLRPAAAPAVRLADDPRVRAALDARRADLAPFWLRMQTEPRAAATSGHALVVDGEDTFTAMLAHVLRTAGLTVTVRRFDEPGLREAALAHEGPVVLGPGPGDPSDTADPKMRMLRSLTGELLRGHRHGPAATTPQQGTAGRVLFGVCLGHELIAAELGLGIVRKRVPFQGAQERIDFFGRQETVGFYNTFTARCDAATAVELATRGVELSRDPESGDVHALRAGTFAGVQFHPESVLTLNGVAVVSELLAGVVVR